A window of Ovis canadensis isolate MfBH-ARS-UI-01 breed Bighorn chromosome X, ARS-UI_OviCan_v2, whole genome shotgun sequence contains these coding sequences:
- the LOC138930850 gene encoding protein FAM209-like yields the protein MRSLIWLFFWSTFISFVFAYMFYVLRDEAKEPPWMVPTGRHFRIRQSQPEHAPGWFGSNSHWLLIFLMFLVILKFPGGDDESNVCTPPGCQGCSSGPPGRKKIKASPYKDSMCGALTQVKTKLVNLVSRMRNLKLIAATGDRRQCPNIEVLGDAQNNITVYELRDTGDPGGVDFHIKEEA from the coding sequence ATGCGGTCGCTAATATGGTTATTTTTTTGGTCTACGTTTATCTCGTTTGTCTTTGCCTATATGTTTTATGTCCTGAGAGATGAAGCCAAAGAACCCCCATGGATGGTGCCCACCGGAAGGCACTTCCGAATTCGGCAGAGTCAACCAGAGCATGCCCCAGGCTGGTTTGGGAGCAATTCGCACTGGCTGTTAATCTTCCTCATGTTTTTGGTGATCCTGAAGTTTCCCGGAGGCGATGATGAAAGTAACGTGTGCACTCCTCCTGGCTGTCAGGGCTGTTCATCTGGCCCTCcaggaagaaagaagataaaGGCTTCCCCCTACAAAGACTCTATGTGCGGTGCCTTAACCCAGGTCAAGACGAAACTTGTGAACCTTGTGTCCAGGATGCGGAATCTGAAACTCATTGCGGCAACCGGTGATAGACGCCAATGTCCCAATATCGAGGTTCTTGGTGATGCACAGAATAACATTACGGTATATGAGTTACGGGACACCGGAGACCCCGGTGGAGTGGATTTTCACATCAAGGAAGAAGCGTAG